A part of Apodemus sylvaticus chromosome 19, mApoSyl1.1, whole genome shotgun sequence genomic DNA contains:
- the LOC127669813 gene encoding butyrophilin subfamily 3 member A2-like yields MENRCKPSLLFSVSCLVVLTQLLTWVTTKQFRVFGPSDPIVAAPGGEAVLPCSVFPAMNVENMEELRWFRDRFSEAVLVYRDQEEQKEGQMLAYSQRTSLVKDQFHQGKAAVRIQNVQPSDSGIYVCHFKQGLFYEEAILELKVAAMGSVPEVHIKGPGDGGVCVVCMTSGWYPEPQVHWRDSRGENLPAFSETHTKVAGGLFSTETSLVVRDSSVGNVICSTFNPILGQEKATPMFIPEPFFPQASPWKPAFYVILTMTGLLVLGTSYLFKREHSARLKVQLEWGNLQREKDESQKTKADALRTTSALKEELDRRKAAYSAAWRKAQLYADWRKEHFQAWTVTLDPASAHPILDVSQDRMSVTRKDITMCLDDLFSVLGSEGVSSGRYYWEVKLTNMEGSKWILGVCRKGVDRKSFYFESPDKGFWTVGRSSSGYWAYIDSGRASLSIRQAPQSLGVFVDYTKGDISFYNMSDMSHIFSFHEDSFSGTLFPYFRIKSGNVSMTISSMASVSEGEEGEEGEEGEQQEEIKKGEDSPFLQHARDTLLP; encoded by the exons ATGGAAAATCGCTGCAAGCCCTCTCTGCTCTTCAGTGTCTCTTGCCTGGTTGTCCTTACACAGCTGCTTACCTGGGTGACCACAA AGCAGTTCCGGGTCTTTGGTCCCTCAGACCCCATTGTGGCTGCACCAGGTGGGGAAGCTGTCCTTCCCTGCTCCGTGTTTCCAGCCATGAATGTGGAGAACATGGAGGAGCTGAGGTGGTTCCGTGACAGATTCTCAGAAGCAGTACTTGTCTATCGGGaccaagaggagcagaaggaagggcAGATGCTTGCATATTCACAGCGCACATCACTGGTGAAGGACCAGTTCCATCAAGGCAAGGCTGCTGTGAGGATCCAGAATGTCCAGCCATCAGATAGTGGGATATATGTCTGCCACTTCAAACAGGGACTGTTCTATGAAGAGGCCATCTTGGAACTGAAGGTGGCAG CGATGGGCTCTGTCCCTGAAGTGCACATCAAAGGTCCGGGAGATGGtggagtgtgtgttgtgtgcatgacTTCAGGGTGGTACCCGGAGCCACAGGTGCATTGGAGAGACTCTAGAGGAGAGAATCTCCCAGCGTTCTCTGAGACCCACACTAAAGTTGCTGGAGGACTGTTCAGCACAGAGACCTCGCTGGTGGTGAGAGACAGCTCTGTGGGGAATGTGATCTGCTCCACCTTCAATCCCATCTTGGGTCAGGAGAAAGCCACGCCCATGTTCATCCCAG agccCTTCTTCCCTCAGGCCTCTCCCTGGAAGCCAGCTTTCTACGTGATCCTGACCATGACGGGACTTCTAGTCTTAGGGACAAGCTATCTTTTCAAAAGAGAACATTCTGCAAGGTTGAAGGTGCAGCTGGAATGGGGGAACCTTCAGCGTGAGAAGGATGAGTCACAGAAGACAAAGGCAGATGCTCTGAGGACTACTA gTGCACTCAAGGAGGAGCTTG ATCGAAGGAAAGCAGCCTACAGTGCTG CCTGGAGGAAGGCCCAGCTGTATGCAG ATTGGCGCAAGGAGCATTTCCAGGCCT GGACTGTCACTCTGGATCCAGCCTCTGCCCACCCCATCCTTGACGTCTCCCAGGACAGGATGAGTGTGACCCGGAAGGACATCACTATGTGCTTGGATGACCTCTTCAGTGTGTTAGGCAGCGAAGGCGTGTCTTCTGGAAGATATTACTGGGAAGTGAAGCTAACAAACATGGAAGGCAGCAAATGGATTCTGGGGGTCTGTAGGAAAGGTGTGGACAGGAAAAGCTTTTATTTTGAGAGTCCAGATAAGGGATTTTGGACTGTGGGGCGGTCTAGTAGTGGATATTGGGCCTATATTGATTCTGGGAGGGCTTCATTATCCATCAGGCAAGCTCCACAGAGCTTGGGGGTGTTTGTGGACTACACCAAAGGTGACATCTCCTTCTATAACATGAGTGACATGTCCcacattttctccttccatgaAGATTCCTTCTCTGGGACTCTTTTTCCATACTTCAGGATTAAGTCTGGAAATGTTTCAATGACTATCAGCTCCATGGCAAGTGTGtctgagggggaggagggagaggagggggaggaaggggagcaaCAAGAGGAGATCAAAAAGGGGGAAGACTCTCCATTCCTCCAGCATGCCAGGGACACTCTGCTCCCATAG